One window of Patescibacteria group bacterium genomic DNA carries:
- a CDS encoding MFS transporter: MYSSLFKNINFVKIWLAQLTSQLAANLLNFALIIRVYELSANTNFANISVSLLILAFGVPSIIFAVLAGAYVDHLDRKKVMVVTNIARAILVLFFLMFESNLIFVYLTVFAISTFSQFFTPAEAAALPRLVKKSDLVSANSLFLFTLYSSFILGYSLAGPIISAWGANSVYWVTSIAFVFSGLLSLGLPKLKAKQKGLNFSSINHEVFITIRQTADKILRTPGLLFPIGNLTIGQMMIGIIAVVAPGLAIILFDQSLASVSYKLIVPAAVGMVVGAVLVGQVLGKVHKAKLINFGIVLAVISLAGIGLIGRFKGIPFYTGIVVTLSLGLGFANALVGVSAQTLLQVHSTDEERGKIFGTLNMMMNLAASLPVLLAGITADLVSPASVMIFAAGFIALFGVYQFSALKKHELVDR; the protein is encoded by the coding sequence ATGTATTCATCATTATTTAAAAACATTAACTTTGTTAAAATCTGGCTGGCTCAGCTGACATCTCAGCTAGCTGCCAATTTGCTTAACTTTGCACTGATTATTAGGGTTTACGAGCTGTCGGCTAATACTAATTTTGCAAATATTTCAGTTAGCCTGCTGATTTTGGCTTTTGGGGTGCCATCTATAATTTTTGCTGTTTTGGCTGGGGCCTATGTAGATCACCTAGACCGAAAGAAAGTAATGGTGGTTACCAACATAGCTAGGGCTATCTTGGTTCTATTCTTCCTGATGTTTGAGTCAAATTTGATATTCGTATATCTAACGGTCTTTGCCATTTCTACCTTCTCACAGTTCTTCACCCCTGCTGAAGCAGCCGCACTACCCAGGCTAGTAAAGAAGTCGGATTTGGTATCCGCAAATTCTCTATTTTTGTTTACGCTTTATAGTTCTTTTATACTCGGCTATAGCTTAGCAGGCCCAATTATTTCAGCCTGGGGAGCAAACTCGGTGTATTGGGTCACATCAATAGCCTTTGTGTTTTCGGGTCTTCTAAGTCTAGGCCTTCCGAAGCTAAAAGCTAAGCAAAAAGGCCTCAACTTTAGCTCAATAAACCACGAGGTCTTTATTACCATCAGGCAGACAGCTGACAAGATTTTGCGAACACCTGGTTTGTTGTTCCCAATTGGCAACCTTACGATAGGCCAAATGATGATTGGGATTATAGCTGTGGTTGCCCCCGGCTTGGCCATAATACTTTTCGATCAAAGCCTAGCCAGTGTTAGCTATAAATTAATTGTCCCAGCGGCCGTTGGTATGGTGGTAGGGGCAGTATTGGTGGGGCAGGTGCTGGGTAAGGTCCATAAAGCCAAGCTAATAAATTTTGGTATAGTTCTGGCAGTCATATCACTTGCTGGGATAGGTTTGATCGGTCGATTCAAGGGGATACCTTTTTATACTGGGATTGTGGTGACTCTATCACTCGGCTTGGGGTTTGCGAATGCCCTGGTAGGAGTTTCGGCTCAGACTCTATTGCAAGTCCATTCTACAGATGAGGAGCGAGGTAAGATATTTGGCACACTCAATATGATGATGAATCTGGCGGCCTCATTACCAGTGCTGTTAGCAGGGATCACCGCAGATCTAGTTAGCCCTGCTTCAGTTATGATATTCGCAGCAGGGTTTATAGCTTTATTTGGAGTATATCAGTTCTCAGCCCTTAAGAAGCACGAGCTGGTAGACAGGTAG
- a CDS encoding BspA family leucine-rich repeat surface protein: MLTKIKKHSDSLTRPLAIIALFLVFIALLADGLFYTKLAQAAPSDHFVISWKTDNPGTSGPDTIEIPTVGGGYNYDIDWDNDGVFDQFGQVGNVSHTFGAPGSYTIRIKGNFPAIFFNGGGDAQKLLSVDQWGTIAWGSMSNAFQGASNLQINAADSPDLSAVSSTSNMFRDATSLNQPLASWNVANITDMSDMFTNASIFNQPLGSWNVANVTNMNGMFNGAVNFNQPLGGWNVANVTDMSGMFGGDLLSVVNYDSILTSWSAQILQLSVPLDAGFSKYCAATARASIVSSYSWSIADSGLDSSCPSMSLTTTPPTGVTSSYGVLNGAINSSSNPITNRGFEIGTDTSYGTTINVVADIIFSAKFGINGSAPGQFDNPSGSATDAAGNIYVADNGNNRIQVFNSAGAYLSSFGSFGSADGLLNSPTGVALDSAGNIYVVDSGNNRIQEFDSLGSYVAKVGIFGSADGQFDSPRSIAYDNSSGNVFVTDTGNNRVQAFDTSGSLAFQGKFGSLGFNNGQFNTPLGITSSGSSLFIADSGNNRVQVFDPVTLLFVSTWGVFGNNPSQLNSPKEIAFELPNSVYVSDSNDRVQKFSIDGIYNTTFGANGTNDGEFNDPGGIVVGNSGMLYIADSGNDRVQIFSTSSAITASSFSLPGPLNCSTEYHFRVYGTNFDGTFYGGDQSFTTDECLIISTDPASSIGGNSAQLNGTISPSASPAKFRGFVYGLTTSYGDYAIDSFETGNYQSQFGSSGSGDGQLSSPGGANIDSNGNIYIADTANNRIQIFNSSGNYLSQFGSLGSANGQFNAPLDVSVQPTSGNIMVSDTGNNRIQIFNSSGTYLSQFGSLGSADGQFNAPSGLQALDTQIIVADTNNNRLQFFDGSTFVHLVSYGVFGSGDGQFNSPRDVLISEGDLGLPFIYVLDSGNSRVQIIGFNSSGLIYVSDFGSPGSGDGQLNSPSSLAFVSGASFNLFAGGIAVADTGNNRVQRFDYFGRYTSQFGSIGSGLGQLDAPSGILGYDENTNGGDIFVIDRNNDRVESFSSFGDYPAGPYSQQLVNLPCNTTYHYAASASTGTGTSFGQDRTFTTSSCDMNIMTDPASNTTVSSSDLNGTISYSGDAITARGFQWGTSSSYGNVLSSPAPSNITPSNLTQWGEQGTNDGQFNGPVKIGTDSIGNTYVADAGNNRIQKFNSNGGYLTQWGVNGSLPGEFDIPIGVAVDSSDNVYVVDSGNYRIQKFNSSGVFISTWGIQGVNPSEFEEPINITIDSLDNIYILDLGSATPRIQKFSNTGVYITEWSAQFGIGITSDSSNNIYTSSIVDSAIYKYSSSGVLLSQFGSFGTANGQFIVPLGISVDNTGRLYVLDLLRNDIQVFDGSGNYISKFTTSNNPLIFSEQLILSPITLHISDNNDLYLSQSFINRVQKLNLLSSFQTSPYSLPISGLSGCTIYHYRAYGINPTGTFFGSDQALTTGNCPPDPGPGPGPGPGPGPGPGPGPGPGPGPGPATTTGGLAIIPGITTETDAALPVEPESTDRLLKILRGVPRGLVIAIPYLLILLLLLLAILYAIQAYREYRSTERYNKLILKIQNIQFASKNFVALTSHYLNTPLGIMQLSAELLVSVKAISLAKSEAIDSLLNKVSGSIHQLLSSNNQENERLMSTISSARLGAEVRSASFNPLVWVPIIISGLLIVAQYLLFSRANIYQVEIGSLAVQIGLFAICILLILLAWRSLVRNKYARINRAKLLEAEQHLAKIKSDFITKTIDILDGEIAQLKSLSSDFTHSKQAEPFLRGLVMLSDVEKSLILLSQYTNVKSNDVIKSAGVEEIIANVLSRQADAIRSSNITISKQVSDGLMANIDKSALILLIGSALNNAIKFSKTDGKVSIQATAKAGGIKITVSDNGAGIAKDKIDQLMMPFARATDALHYDYEGLGLGLYLDRIILDQINGSINISSNLNKGTKVVMYIPRGDLKDDANYPVSTLANKQPQ; the protein is encoded by the coding sequence ATGCTCACCAAAATCAAAAAACATTCAGATAGCCTCACCAGACCATTAGCAATAATTGCTCTGTTTTTAGTCTTTATAGCCCTTTTGGCAGATGGCTTGTTTTATACTAAGCTGGCTCAAGCTGCACCTAGCGATCATTTTGTCATATCCTGGAAAACAGATAACCCTGGAACTTCAGGGCCAGACACAATTGAGATACCGACTGTTGGTGGTGGCTACAACTATGATATTGATTGGGATAATGATGGGGTTTTTGACCAGTTTGGCCAGGTGGGCAATGTATCTCACACTTTTGGGGCCCCGGGCAGCTACACTATTCGCATAAAAGGCAATTTCCCAGCAATATTTTTTAATGGTGGTGGCGATGCGCAAAAACTACTATCCGTCGACCAATGGGGAACAATAGCTTGGGGCTCTATGTCAAATGCGTTTCAGGGTGCCAGTAACCTCCAGATCAATGCTGCAGACTCCCCCGACCTATCTGCAGTCAGCTCCACCTCAAACATGTTCCGAGATGCTACTAGCTTAAACCAACCACTTGCAAGCTGGAATGTGGCAAATATTACGGATATGAGCGATATGTTTACTAATGCCAGTATTTTTAATCAGCCCCTAGGCAGCTGGAATGTAGCCAATGTTACAAATATGAATGGAATGTTTAATGGAGCCGTTAATTTTAATCAGCCTCTAGGCGGCTGGAATGTGGCCAATGTTACAGATATGAGTGGAATGTTTGGGGGTGATCTACTAAGTGTCGTTAATTACGACTCGATTCTTACATCCTGGAGTGCCCAAATCTTGCAGCTCAGCGTACCGCTAGATGCTGGCTTTAGCAAATACTGCGCAGCTACCGCTAGAGCCAGCATCGTATCTAGCTACAGCTGGTCTATTGCAGATAGCGGGCTAGACAGCAGCTGCCCGAGTATGTCGCTTACAACGACGCCCCCGACTGGCGTAACTAGCAGCTATGGCGTACTAAACGGTGCCATAAACTCCAGCTCCAACCCAATCACCAACCGAGGATTTGAGATTGGTACAGATACCAGCTATGGCACCACTATTAATGTAGTTGCAGATATTATATTCTCAGCAAAGTTTGGCATAAATGGCTCAGCCCCCGGACAATTTGACAACCCTTCTGGTTCGGCGACAGATGCTGCTGGAAACATCTATGTGGCAGATAACGGGAATAATAGGATCCAGGTATTTAATAGTGCTGGGGCCTATCTCAGCAGCTTCGGAAGCTTCGGCTCAGCCGACGGACTACTTAACTCACCTACTGGGGTTGCCCTGGATTCTGCAGGAAATATCTATGTGGTAGATAGTGGTAATAACCGAATCCAAGAGTTCGATTCCTTAGGGTCTTATGTAGCAAAGGTTGGTATATTTGGATCAGCAGATGGCCAGTTCGACAGCCCAAGATCAATAGCCTATGACAATTCATCTGGCAATGTCTTTGTAACCGACACTGGCAATAATCGAGTTCAGGCCTTTGATACTTCTGGCAGTCTGGCGTTCCAGGGTAAATTTGGCTCACTCGGTTTTAATAATGGTCAATTCAATACTCCCCTTGGCATTACTTCGAGCGGGAGCAGCCTATTTATAGCTGACAGTGGCAACAATAGAGTTCAGGTATTTGATCCCGTAACCCTGCTATTTGTATCTACATGGGGGGTATTTGGCAACAACCCTAGCCAGCTTAACTCTCCCAAAGAAATAGCCTTCGAACTCCCAAACTCTGTTTATGTCTCAGACTCTAACGATCGAGTCCAAAAGTTCTCAATCGATGGCATTTACAATACTACCTTTGGCGCGAATGGGACTAACGATGGTGAATTTAATGACCCTGGCGGCATTGTAGTTGGCAACAGCGGAATGCTATATATTGCAGACTCGGGCAATGACAGGGTTCAAATTTTTAGTACATCATCCGCCATCACGGCTAGTAGCTTTAGCCTGCCTGGGCCACTGAACTGTTCTACGGAGTACCATTTTAGAGTTTATGGTACCAATTTTGATGGGACATTTTACGGTGGGGATCAAAGCTTTACGACTGATGAGTGCTTAATTATTAGCACTGACCCAGCGAGTAGCATAGGAGGTAATTCGGCCCAACTTAATGGCACCATCAGCCCCTCGGCCAGTCCAGCCAAGTTTAGAGGTTTTGTATATGGCCTCACGACCAGCTATGGTGACTATGCTATAGATTCTTTTGAAACTGGCAATTACCAGTCACAGTTCGGCTCATCTGGAAGCGGCGACGGGCAGCTATCCTCCCCAGGAGGTGCCAACATAGATTCCAATGGGAATATCTATATAGCTGATACAGCCAACAATAGGATTCAAATATTTAATTCTTCCGGTAACTATCTTTCGCAATTTGGGAGCCTAGGTAGTGCCAATGGCCAGTTCAATGCGCCGTTAGATGTCTCGGTGCAGCCCACAAGTGGGAATATTATGGTATCGGATACTGGCAATAATAGGATCCAAATATTTAATTCTTCGGGTACCTACCTTTCGCAATTTGGAAGCCTTGGTAGTGCCGATGGGCAGTTCAATGCACCATCCGGACTACAGGCCCTGGATACTCAAATTATAGTCGCTGATACCAATAATAATCGTTTACAGTTTTTTGATGGCTCCACCTTCGTACACCTTGTAAGTTATGGGGTATTTGGTTCTGGTGATGGACAATTTAATTCCCCCAGAGATGTATTAATCTCGGAAGGAGATTTAGGTCTGCCATTTATTTATGTTTTGGATAGCGGCAACAGTCGAGTCCAGATTATTGGCTTTAATTCATCAGGCCTAATTTATGTGTCTGATTTTGGCTCGCCAGGCTCTGGAGACGGCCAACTTAACTCCCCTAGCTCGCTGGCATTTGTTTCGGGGGCGTCATTTAATCTATTCGCTGGCGGTATAGCAGTGGCAGACACGGGCAATAATCGGGTCCAGAGATTCGATTATTTTGGCAGATACACCAGCCAGTTCGGATCAATAGGGTCTGGATTGGGGCAACTAGATGCACCTTCTGGAATATTAGGATACGACGAGAACACCAATGGTGGTGATATTTTTGTAATTGATAGAAACAACGACCGTGTAGAAAGCTTTAGCTCATTTGGGGACTACCCAGCGGGCCCTTATTCTCAGCAGCTTGTGAATCTCCCCTGCAACACCACTTACCATTATGCCGCTTCAGCCTCTACCGGCACAGGTACCAGCTTCGGCCAAGACAGAACCTTCACCACAAGTAGTTGTGACATGAACATAATGACAGACCCAGCCAGCAACACCACAGTCAGCTCCTCGGATTTAAATGGGACTATATCCTATTCGGGGGATGCTATCACGGCCAGAGGCTTCCAGTGGGGCACTAGCTCGAGCTATGGCAATGTGTTATCCAGCCCGGCGCCTTCAAATATTACTCCTAGCAACTTAACCCAGTGGGGCGAACAAGGTACTAATGACGGCCAGTTCAATGGGCCCGTCAAGATTGGCACCGATTCTATAGGTAACACCTATGTGGCTGATGCCGGTAATAATAGAATACAAAAATTCAATAGTAACGGAGGCTACCTGACACAATGGGGTGTAAATGGATCCTTGCCAGGAGAATTCGATATACCAATTGGGGTGGCGGTTGATTCCAGTGATAATGTCTATGTAGTCGATAGCGGAAATTACAGAATACAAAAATTCAATAGTAGCGGAGTATTCATATCCACCTGGGGCATACAAGGGGTCAACCCTAGTGAGTTCGAGGAACCAATAAATATCACCATAGATAGCCTCGACAACATATATATCTTAGATCTCGGATCAGCCACCCCAAGGATACAAAAATTTAGTAATACGGGAGTTTATATCACCGAGTGGTCTGCCCAGTTCGGCATCGGTATCACTTCTGATTCATCAAATAACATCTATACCTCTTCCATAGTGGACTCCGCCATTTACAAATATAGTAGTAGCGGCGTACTTTTGAGCCAATTTGGCAGCTTTGGAACTGCTAATGGGCAATTTATAGTCCCATTAGGCATTAGCGTTGATAATACTGGGCGGCTGTATGTATTAGATTTGCTTCGCAACGATATCCAAGTATTTGATGGTAGTGGTAACTATATTAGTAAATTCACTACAAGTAATAACCCACTCATATTTAGTGAGCAGCTAATATTATCGCCAATTACTCTACATATATCAGATAATAATGATCTTTACCTGTCTCAGTCATTTATAAACAGGGTACAAAAATTAAATCTACTAAGCTCATTCCAGACCTCCCCATATTCCCTGCCTATTTCTGGGTTATCGGGATGCACTATCTACCACTACCGCGCCTATGGCATTAACCCCACCGGTACCTTCTTCGGCTCTGATCAGGCCCTTACCACAGGTAACTGTCCGCCTGATCCGGGGCCAGGGCCGGGACCAGGACCAGGACCGGGACCAGGACCAGGGCCAGGGCCGGGGCCAGGGCCAGGGCCGGGGCCAGCCACCACTACCGGGGGCTTGGCGATAATACCAGGTATCACGACAGAGACAGACGCGGCTCTGCCGGTAGAGCCAGAATCTACAGATAGACTTCTCAAGATATTGCGCGGTGTGCCCCGCGGCCTAGTTATTGCTATCCCCTATTTGCTGATATTACTACTACTTCTTTTAGCAATACTTTACGCCATCCAGGCCTACAGAGAATATAGATCAACAGAGCGCTATAATAAACTAATACTTAAGATTCAAAATATCCAATTTGCTAGCAAGAACTTTGTAGCCCTAACAAGCCACTACCTAAATACCCCACTCGGAATAATGCAGCTTAGTGCCGAACTACTCGTATCGGTAAAGGCTATAAGTTTAGCTAAGTCTGAGGCAATAGATAGCCTACTTAATAAAGTCTCTGGGAGCATACACCAGCTCCTCTCCAGTAATAACCAAGAAAATGAGAGGCTAATGAGCACTATTAGCTCGGCTCGGCTCGGCGCCGAGGTTAGGTCTGCTAGCTTTAACCCACTTGTTTGGGTTCCGATAATAATTTCCGGGCTGCTTATTGTTGCTCAGTACCTGCTATTTAGCAGGGCCAATATCTACCAAGTAGAGATAGGTAGTTTAGCGGTACAAATTGGTCTTTTTGCCATTTGCATACTACTGATATTGCTGGCCTGGCGCAGCCTCGTACGCAACAAATACGCACGCATTAATCGAGCTAAACTGTTAGAAGCCGAGCAGCATTTAGCGAAAATAAAGTCTGATTTTATCACCAAAACGATAGATATTCTTGATGGAGAGATAGCGCAGCTGAAATCACTTTCTTCCGATTTTACCCATTCTAAGCAAGCCGAGCCTTTCTTAAGAGGCTTAGTGATGCTATCAGATGTCGAAAAGTCGCTTATACTTCTTAGTCAATATACTAATGTTAAAAGCAATGATGTCATAAAAAGCGCTGGTGTTGAGGAGATCATTGCTAATGTCCTATCAAGGCAAGCCGATGCAATTAGATCTAGCAACATCACAATTAGCAAGCAGGTCTCTGATGGATTAATGGCAAATATAGATAAATCGGCGCTAATCCTGCTTATCGGATCGGCCTTAAATAATGCGATTAAATTTAGCAAGACTGATGGTAAGGTATCCATCCAAGCAACAGCTAAAGCTGGTGGTATCAAGATTACGGTATCGGATAATGGTGCTGGAATTGCCAAGGACAAAATAGATCAGCTAATGATGCCTTTTGCACGCGCAACAGATGCTCTTCATTACGACTATGAAGGTTTGGGGCTAGGGCTATATTTAGACAGAATAATTCTTGATCAGATAAATGGTTCTATTAATATTTCGTCAAACTTGAACAAAGGGACTAAGGTTGTAATGTATATCCCCCGCGGAGATCTGAAAGATGATGCAAATTACCCAGTCAGCACTTTAGCCAATAAGCAGCCCCAATAG
- a CDS encoding fructose-bisphosphate aldolase class I, translating into MKQSLQLITSQLMASPKGLLAADESTSSCCKRFDSVKIDCTDESRRQWRELLCMSPNVGHYISGVILYDETIRQSTDNGVKITQLLADNGVIPGIKVDTGLVLMNNFEPETITEGLDGLAARLAEYYAMGARFTKWRSAFTIDSKLPTLPAIRANMTIMARYASIVQAAGMVPIVEPEVMYAGKHSIADSAKTLETVLRILFEQLESFRVDLSGLILKTSMVLAGSESKVSRPEEVAAYTLKVLNTVVPQAVAGIVFLSGGQEPEQATKNLNAIGLSGEQPWPISYSYSRAVQDPVIRIWRGKSENTKKAQAKFSQLLAQNSAARNGEYAQ; encoded by the coding sequence ATGAAGCAATCGTTACAACTTATAACCTCACAGCTAATGGCCAGCCCTAAGGGCCTTCTGGCAGCCGATGAAAGCACTAGTTCTTGCTGTAAGCGTTTCGATAGCGTTAAGATTGACTGCACAGATGAGTCTAGGCGCCAGTGGCGCGAATTATTGTGCATGTCGCCCAATGTTGGGCACTACATTTCTGGTGTAATACTCTACGACGAGACCATAAGGCAGTCTACGGATAATGGGGTCAAGATAACCCAGCTACTTGCTGATAACGGCGTTATTCCAGGTATAAAGGTGGACACGGGACTCGTTTTGATGAATAATTTTGAACCCGAAACTATCACCGAGGGTCTAGATGGGTTAGCTGCTCGGCTTGCAGAATATTACGCCATGGGTGCCAGATTCACTAAGTGGCGTAGCGCGTTTACGATTGATAGCAAACTCCCTACCCTGCCCGCGATTAGGGCCAATATGACGATAATGGCTAGATATGCATCAATTGTTCAGGCGGCCGGGATGGTGCCTATCGTGGAGCCTGAAGTGATGTATGCAGGTAAGCATTCCATAGCAGATTCTGCCAAAACTCTCGAGACAGTCCTTAGGATACTGTTTGAGCAACTAGAGTCTTTTAGGGTGGATCTATCTGGTTTGATACTCAAAACTAGCATGGTGCTGGCTGGTAGTGAAAGTAAAGTCAGCCGTCCAGAAGAAGTTGCTGCCTATACCTTAAAAGTTCTCAACACGGTGGTCCCGCAAGCCGTTGCTGGGATAGTATTCTTATCTGGAGGCCAAGAACCCGAGCAAGCCACCAAGAACCTTAACGCTATTGGACTTTCTGGCGAGCAACCTTGGCCTATCTCCTATAGCTACTCTAGGGCGGTCCAAGACCCAGTCATCAGGATCTGGAGAGGCAAGTCTGAAAATACTAAAAAGGCTCAGGCTAAATTCTCTCAATTGCTAGCGCAAAATAGTGCAGCTCGTAATGGCGAATACGCGCAGTAG
- the smpB gene encoding SsrA-binding protein SmpB, with protein sequence MKVLATNRRARHDYELKERFEAGLVLSGAEVKSIKAGHIDLKGSYISFKSGEAYLVNAHVSPYKQAGNDENYNPLVDRKLLLHKKEIEKIIEDARSQHLSVVPTAIGIVRGRIKLEIAMARGKKLYDKRETKKRQSMLRDAKLDGPKQ encoded by the coding sequence ATGAAGGTATTAGCAACCAATCGTCGGGCTCGCCACGACTACGAACTTAAAGAAAGATTTGAGGCTGGCTTAGTGTTGTCGGGGGCTGAAGTAAAAAGCATTAAGGCTGGCCATATCGACCTAAAGGGCAGCTATATAAGCTTTAAATCAGGTGAAGCTTACCTGGTGAACGCCCATGTAAGCCCTTACAAGCAGGCTGGCAATGACGAGAACTATAATCCTTTGGTTGATCGTAAGCTGCTTCTCCATAAGAAGGAAATCGAAAAAATCATTGAAGATGCTCGCTCACAGCACCTAAGCGTCGTTCCCACTGCAATTGGTATAGTTAGGGGCCGAATTAAGCTTGAAATTGCCATGGCTAGAGGCAAAAAGCTCTATGACAAACGCGAGACTAAAAAGCGTCAGTCTATGCTCCGAGATGCAAAACTAGACGGCCCTAAGCAATAA
- the argS gene encoding arginine--tRNA ligase — MNNPQDKFTEALIVAMGASYKSYGKSDVELSVSRCSPKFGDFSTNVAFRLAKDEGISPEVAAAPIVAALSNCKDIVSAEYLPPGFINATLKQEIWVDYLASIGKDFGFSKKGHGSKIQLEFISANPTGPLVLTNAWQGYYGDILSNIFSSQGYLVSREYYLNDGGNQIVSLGRAVQQSLGKKFSEEIASELYRGEYISIIADIITTEIGSPDLVTTAEPSQIGLKAAKLILEQYIKPDLARLGVKFDSIYSEGRPDIQKTLNRLEDAGLSKHKDGALWLDGSKVGLKQDEVLVRSYDDGHSYFLKDIAYQLERLEERGFNETITIVGPDHHGQSIRLLNTLKALGHSGFSELSTQTIRLIRAGKEFKMSKRKGNYVLLDDFLDTVPTEAARFYFAMRDTNTHMDFDIDLISQHSSKNPVYYSLYAYARACSIEEKAQKEGVEVATSLKGYSLTDCEKHIAVELSKLPEILLEITSSHKVHQLLHHTVEIAKSFHEYYEQDRVLSSTKAAQKLFIIARFKRAYESIFSILGVDLLEKM, encoded by the coding sequence ATGAACAATCCACAAGATAAGTTTACTGAAGCGCTGATTGTAGCTATGGGGGCTAGCTATAAGTCCTATGGTAAGTCGGATGTAGAACTCAGCGTTAGCCGTTGTAGTCCAAAGTTTGGCGATTTTAGTACCAATGTAGCCTTCAGACTGGCAAAAGACGAAGGGATTAGCCCAGAAGTGGCTGCAGCACCTATCGTAGCCGCCCTCTCAAACTGTAAAGATATTGTTAGCGCCGAGTATCTGCCGCCGGGCTTTATAAATGCCACATTAAAGCAGGAAATATGGGTAGATTACCTTGCAAGTATAGGTAAAGACTTTGGCTTTTCCAAGAAGGGCCATGGTTCAAAAATTCAGCTGGAATTTATCTCCGCTAACCCTACAGGGCCTCTAGTACTTACAAATGCCTGGCAAGGTTACTACGGCGATATACTTTCTAATATATTCTCATCTCAGGGCTACTTGGTCTCAAGAGAATATTATCTAAATGACGGTGGTAACCAGATAGTTTCACTAGGCAGAGCAGTGCAACAGTCATTAGGCAAGAAGTTCTCCGAAGAGATCGCTAGTGAGCTATACCGAGGTGAGTATATCAGTATTATTGCTGATATTATTACAACAGAAATAGGTAGCCCTGATCTAGTAACGACTGCGGAGCCCAGCCAAATAGGCCTAAAAGCAGCCAAACTAATCCTAGAACAGTATATTAAGCCTGATTTGGCTCGATTAGGGGTTAAATTCGATTCTATCTATTCTGAGGGCAGGCCAGACATACAAAAAACACTTAACCGACTTGAAGACGCAGGCCTAAGCAAACACAAGGATGGAGCATTATGGCTTGATGGCTCCAAGGTTGGCCTTAAGCAGGATGAAGTACTGGTTAGGTCATACGACGACGGCCATAGCTATTTCCTAAAAGACATCGCCTACCAACTTGAAAGGCTAGAGGAAAGAGGGTTCAATGAGACCATAACAATAGTCGGCCCCGATCACCACGGCCAATCAATTAGGCTACTTAATACCCTTAAAGCTCTTGGCCATAGCGGTTTTAGTGAGCTATCGACCCAGACAATCAGACTTATTAGGGCCGGTAAAGAATTTAAGATGAGTAAAAGAAAAGGCAATTATGTTTTATTGGATGACTTTCTCGATACAGTTCCGACAGAGGCCGCTAGATTCTATTTTGCTATGCGAGACACTAATACTCACATGGATTTTGATATTGATCTCATAAGCCAACATAGCTCCAAAAACCCTGTGTATTATTCGCTTTACGCATACGCTAGAGCCTGCTCTATTGAAGAAAAAGCCCAAAAAGAGGGTGTTGAGGTTGCTACATCACTAAAAGGTTACTCGCTAACTGACTGCGAGAAGCATATAGCAGTTGAGCTTTCTAAGTTGCCAGAAATACTACTGGAAATAACTAGCTCCCACAAAGTCCATCAGCTTCTGCATCACACCGTAGAAATAGCCAAATCATTCCATGAGTACTATGAGCAGGATAGAGTACTGAGCTCTACTAAGGCTGCTCAAAAACTATTCATAATAGCTAGATTCAAACGAGCTTATGAATCTATATTCTCTATCCTTGGGGTAGACCTACTGGAAAAGATGTAG